The Betta splendens chromosome 4, fBetSpl5.4, whole genome shotgun sequence genome contains a region encoding:
- the nrd1b gene encoding nardilysin b isoform X2, whose protein sequence is MPQTNKSVSGGSGPGQGSADQGQPPPASVDVKDQAAAGDGGGGVSSEDMGDTEIIKSPSDPKTYRCIELSNGLRVLLISDFSGIGGKGETEDGDDDQEREDEEDGDSGEGSEEDEDENDEEEQDSDFDELDEENASKKKKGCSEKQAAAALCISVGSFSDPDDLPGLAHFLEHMVFMGSEKYPAENGFDAFLKKHGGSDNASTDCERTIFQFDVQRKYFREALDRWAQFFICPLMIEDAIDREVEAVDSEYQLARPSDSHRKEMLFGSLAKPGHPMSKFCWGNAQTLKHEPKEKQVNTYERLRDFWRRYYSAHYMTLAVQSKETLDTLEQWVREIFISVPNNGEPRPDFSHLQQPFDTPAFNRLYRVVPVRKVHALTISWAVPPQGKHYRVKPLHYISWLIGHEGTGSILSLLRKKCWALALFGGNSETGFDQNTTYSIFSVSITLTDQGYQNVYQVAHLVFQYMKMIQTLGPQQRIYEEIQKIEANEFHYQEQTDPIEFVENICENMQLFPKQDFLSGDQLMFEYDPEVISAALSLLTPDRANLLLLSPENEGRCPLREKWFGTCYSQEDIPDEWAQRWAGDELNSELHLPAENKFIATDFTLKTSDCPDTEFPVRIVNSERGCLWYKKDNKFKIPKAYIRFNLISPMIQKSPENLVLFDLFVNILAHNLAEPAYEADVAQLEYKLVAGEHGLMIRLKGFNHKLPLLLKLIVDHLTDFSAEPSVFTMFLEQLKKTYFNILIKPDRLGKDVRLLILEHCRWSVVQKYQAAMKGVTVDDLMTVVAGLKAELFVEGLVQGNFTSAESKEFLQSFINKLRFQPLSAEVPVLFQVVELPQKHHLCKVKSLNKGDANSEVTVYYQSGLKNLREHALMELMVMHMEEPCFDFLRTKETLGYQVYPTCRNTSGVLGFSVTVETQATKFSSEFVEAKIEEFLLSFGERLSGLSEEAFRTQVTALIKLKECDDAHLGEEVDRNWFEVVTQQYVFDRLNKEIEALKRFTQEELLSWFLEHRTSSSRKLSVHVAGFGLEENDPADQSAVCSPDNPPPSAYGEVNELSFLSASPPSLQDAVLITDIRAFTSSLPLHPFHKILS, encoded by the exons ATGCCTCAGACCAACAAGTCAGTAAGTGGTGGCTCTGGGCCAGGACAGGGATCTGCAGACCAGGGCCAGCCACCACCAGCATCAGTGGATGTTAAGGACCAGGCCGCTGCTGGAGATGGAGGCGGAGGAGTCAGTTCTGAAGATATGGGAGACACTGAGATCATCAAATCACCCAGTGACCCAAAGACATATAG GTGCATTGAGCTAAGCAACGGCCTTCGGGTGCTCCTCATCTCTGACTTCAGTGGCATTGGTGGAAAAGGAGAGACTGAAGATGGAGACGACGATCAGGAAAGAGAAGACGAAGAAGACGGGGATTCTGGAGAAGggtcagaggaggatgaggacgagaatgacgaggaagagcaggacagcGACTTTGATGAACTGGATGAAGAGAATGCatcgaagaagaagaagggatgTTCTGAGAAGCAG gcagctgctgctctgtgcatcAGCGTGGGGAGCTTCAGTGACCCGGACGACCTCCCTGGCCTCGCCCACTTCCTGGAGCACA TGGTGTTCATGGGCAGCGAGAAATACCCAGCAGAGAACGGCTTTGACGCTTTCTTGAAGAAGCACGGCGGCAGTGACAACGCCTCCACCGACTGTGAAAGAACCATCTTCCAGTTTGACGTGCAGAGAAAGTACTTTAGAGAGGCGCTTGACag ATGGGCTCAGTTCTTCATCTGTCCTCTGATGATCGAGGACGCCATCgacagagaggtggaggctgtggacagTG AGTACCAGTTAGCGAGGCCGTCTGACTCGCACCGTAAGGAGATGCTGTTTGGAAGCCTGGCTAAACCTGGACATCCGATGAGCAAGTTCTGCTGGG GCAACGCTCAGACATTAAAACATGAGCCCAAAGAGAAGCAGGTCAACACTTATGAGCGACTCAGGGACTTCTGGAGGAGATACTACTCTGCTCATTACATGACCCTGGCAGTCCAGTCCAAAG AGACTCTGGACACTCTGGagcagtgggtgagagagatTTTCATCAGTGTTCCCAACAA CGGCGAACCTCGACCTGACTTCTCTCACCTACAGCAGCCATTTGACACGCCGGCCTTCAACAGACTCTACAGAG TGGTTCCTGTGAGGAAGGTCCATGCTCTGACCATCAGCTGGGCCGTGCCTCCACAGGGAAAACACTACAG gGTGAAGCCTCTTCACTACATCTCCTGGCTCATCGGACACGAAGGAACCGGCAGCATCCTGTCTCTGCTCAGGAAGAA GTGCTGGGCTCTGGCTTTGTTTGGGGGAAACAGTGAAACTGGATTTGACCAGAACACCACCTACTCCATATTCTCTGTCTCAATTACCCTCACCGACCAGGGCTATCAGAACGTCTACcag GTGGCCCATTTGGTGTTCCAGTACATGAAGATGATCCAGACCCTCGGCCCTCAGCAGAG gATCTATGAGGAAATTCAGAAGATAGAAGCCAATGAGTTCCACTATCAGGAGCAG ACGGATCCCATCGAGTTTGTAGAGAACATCTGTGAGAACATGCAGCTGTTTCCCAAACAGGACTTTCTGAGCGGAGACCAACTCATGTTTGAGTACGATCCAGAG gtgatCAGTGCAGCTCTGTCCCTGCTGACCCCTGACAGAGCAAACCTACTGCTGCTGTCTCCAGAAAACGAAGGCCGCTGTCCCCTCAGAGAGAAATGGTTCGGCACCTGCTACAGCCAGGAGG ATATCCCAGACGAGTGGGCTCAGCGCTGGGCAGGAGACGAACTCAACTCTGAGCTCCACCTTCCTGCTGAGAACAAATTCATTG CAACGGACTTCACGCTGAAAACATCGGACTGTCCAGACACTGAGTTTCCCGTCAGGATAGTGAACAGCGAGCGAGGCTGCCTGTGGTACAAGAAGGACAACAAGTTCAAGATCCCCAAAG CCTATATCCGTTTCAACCTGATTTCCCCCATGATTCAGAAGAGTCCAGAGAA TCTGGTTCTGTTCGACCTGTTTGTGAACATCTTGGCTCACAACCTGGCAGAACCGGCCTATGAGGCTGATGTGGCTCAGCTGGAGTACAAACTGGTGGCCGGGGAACACGGACTGATGATCCGCTTAAAGGGCTTCAACCACAAGCTGCCG ctgctgctgaagctgatcGTGGACCATCTGACAGACTTCAGCGCTGAGCCGAGCGTCTTCACTATGTTCTTAGAGCAGCTAAAGAAAACCTACTTCAACATCCTCATCAAACCGGACCGACTGGGAAA GGACGTCCGCCTACTGATCCTGGAGCACTGCCGTTGGTCGGTCGTTCAGAAGTATCAGGCCGCCATGAAAGGTGTGACCGTAGACGACCTCATGACGGTTGTCGCTGGGCTGAAAGCGGAGCTGTTCGTCGAGGGGCTGGTTCAGGGAAACTTCACCAGCGCG GAGTCCAAGGAGTTTCTGCAGAGCTTCATCAA TAAGCTGCGCTTCCAGCCTCTGTCTGCAGAGGTCCCCGTGCTGTTCCAGGTGGTGGAGCTGCCTCAGAAGCATCATCTCTGCAAAGTCAAGTCTCTAAACAAGGGAGACGCCAACTCAGAGGTGACGGTCTACTACCAG TCAGGGCTGAAGAACCTCAGAGAACACGcgctgatggagctgatggtG ATGCACATGGAGGAGCCCTGCTTCGACTTCCTTCGGACAAAAGAGACTCTGGG GTACCAGGTGTACCCGACCTGCAGGAACACCTCAGGGGTGCTGGGTTTCTCCGTTACCGTGGAAACACAGGCCACCAAGTTCAG CTCCGAGTTTGTTGAAGCGAAGATCGAGGAGTTCCTGCTCAGCTTTGGCGAGCGTTTGTCAGGACTGAGCGAGGAGGCCTTCAGGACCCAGGTGACGGCTCTCATCAAGCTCAAGGAGTGTGACGATGCTCAcctgggggaggaggtggaccgCAACTGGTTCGAGGTCGTCACACAACAGTATGTGTTCGACCGGCTGAACAAGGAG ATCGAGGCTCTGAAGCGGTTCacgcaggaggagctgctctccTGGTTCCTGGagcacagaaccagcagcagcaggaagctcagcgtCCAC GTCGCTGGTTTTGGGCTGGAGGAGAACGACCCCGCAGACCAGAGCGCCGTCTGCAGCCCGGACAACCCCCCCCCGTCGGCCTACGGCGAGGTCAACGAGCTGAGCTTCCTGTCGGCCTCGCCGCCGTCGCTGCAGGACGCCGTCCTCATCACAGACATCAGGGCGTTCACGTCCTCTCTGCCGCTTCACCCCTTCCACAAAATCCTCAGCTAG
- the nrd1b gene encoding nardilysin b isoform X1 codes for MPQTNKSVSGGSGPGQGSADQGQPPPASVDVKDQAAAGDGGGGVSSEDMGDTEIIKSPSDPKTYRCIELSNGLRVLLISDFSGIGGKGETEDGDDDQEREDEEDGDSGEGSEEDEDENDEEEQDSDFDELDEENASKKKKGCSEKQAAAALCISVGSFSDPDDLPGLAHFLEHMVFMGSEKYPAENGFDAFLKKHGGSDNASTDCERTIFQFDVQRKYFREALDRWAQFFICPLMIEDAIDREVEAVDSDSLHYICLCLTSAEYQLARPSDSHRKEMLFGSLAKPGHPMSKFCWGNAQTLKHEPKEKQVNTYERLRDFWRRYYSAHYMTLAVQSKETLDTLEQWVREIFISVPNNGEPRPDFSHLQQPFDTPAFNRLYRVVPVRKVHALTISWAVPPQGKHYRVKPLHYISWLIGHEGTGSILSLLRKKCWALALFGGNSETGFDQNTTYSIFSVSITLTDQGYQNVYQVAHLVFQYMKMIQTLGPQQRIYEEIQKIEANEFHYQEQTDPIEFVENICENMQLFPKQDFLSGDQLMFEYDPEVISAALSLLTPDRANLLLLSPENEGRCPLREKWFGTCYSQEDIPDEWAQRWAGDELNSELHLPAENKFIATDFTLKTSDCPDTEFPVRIVNSERGCLWYKKDNKFKIPKAYIRFNLISPMIQKSPENLVLFDLFVNILAHNLAEPAYEADVAQLEYKLVAGEHGLMIRLKGFNHKLPLLLKLIVDHLTDFSAEPSVFTMFLEQLKKTYFNILIKPDRLGKDVRLLILEHCRWSVVQKYQAAMKGVTVDDLMTVVAGLKAELFVEGLVQGNFTSAESKEFLQSFINKLRFQPLSAEVPVLFQVVELPQKHHLCKVKSLNKGDANSEVTVYYQSGLKNLREHALMELMVMHMEEPCFDFLRTKETLGYQVYPTCRNTSGVLGFSVTVETQATKFSSEFVEAKIEEFLLSFGERLSGLSEEAFRTQVTALIKLKECDDAHLGEEVDRNWFEVVTQQYVFDRLNKEIEALKRFTQEELLSWFLEHRTSSSRKLSVHVAGFGLEENDPADQSAVCSPDNPPPSAYGEVNELSFLSASPPSLQDAVLITDIRAFTSSLPLHPFHKILS; via the exons ATGCCTCAGACCAACAAGTCAGTAAGTGGTGGCTCTGGGCCAGGACAGGGATCTGCAGACCAGGGCCAGCCACCACCAGCATCAGTGGATGTTAAGGACCAGGCCGCTGCTGGAGATGGAGGCGGAGGAGTCAGTTCTGAAGATATGGGAGACACTGAGATCATCAAATCACCCAGTGACCCAAAGACATATAG GTGCATTGAGCTAAGCAACGGCCTTCGGGTGCTCCTCATCTCTGACTTCAGTGGCATTGGTGGAAAAGGAGAGACTGAAGATGGAGACGACGATCAGGAAAGAGAAGACGAAGAAGACGGGGATTCTGGAGAAGggtcagaggaggatgaggacgagaatgacgaggaagagcaggacagcGACTTTGATGAACTGGATGAAGAGAATGCatcgaagaagaagaagggatgTTCTGAGAAGCAG gcagctgctgctctgtgcatcAGCGTGGGGAGCTTCAGTGACCCGGACGACCTCCCTGGCCTCGCCCACTTCCTGGAGCACA TGGTGTTCATGGGCAGCGAGAAATACCCAGCAGAGAACGGCTTTGACGCTTTCTTGAAGAAGCACGGCGGCAGTGACAACGCCTCCACCGACTGTGAAAGAACCATCTTCCAGTTTGACGTGCAGAGAAAGTACTTTAGAGAGGCGCTTGACag ATGGGCTCAGTTCTTCATCTGTCCTCTGATGATCGAGGACGCCATCgacagagaggtggaggctgtggacagTG ATTCTCTCCACTACATCTGTCTGTGCCTCACTTCAGCCG AGTACCAGTTAGCGAGGCCGTCTGACTCGCACCGTAAGGAGATGCTGTTTGGAAGCCTGGCTAAACCTGGACATCCGATGAGCAAGTTCTGCTGGG GCAACGCTCAGACATTAAAACATGAGCCCAAAGAGAAGCAGGTCAACACTTATGAGCGACTCAGGGACTTCTGGAGGAGATACTACTCTGCTCATTACATGACCCTGGCAGTCCAGTCCAAAG AGACTCTGGACACTCTGGagcagtgggtgagagagatTTTCATCAGTGTTCCCAACAA CGGCGAACCTCGACCTGACTTCTCTCACCTACAGCAGCCATTTGACACGCCGGCCTTCAACAGACTCTACAGAG TGGTTCCTGTGAGGAAGGTCCATGCTCTGACCATCAGCTGGGCCGTGCCTCCACAGGGAAAACACTACAG gGTGAAGCCTCTTCACTACATCTCCTGGCTCATCGGACACGAAGGAACCGGCAGCATCCTGTCTCTGCTCAGGAAGAA GTGCTGGGCTCTGGCTTTGTTTGGGGGAAACAGTGAAACTGGATTTGACCAGAACACCACCTACTCCATATTCTCTGTCTCAATTACCCTCACCGACCAGGGCTATCAGAACGTCTACcag GTGGCCCATTTGGTGTTCCAGTACATGAAGATGATCCAGACCCTCGGCCCTCAGCAGAG gATCTATGAGGAAATTCAGAAGATAGAAGCCAATGAGTTCCACTATCAGGAGCAG ACGGATCCCATCGAGTTTGTAGAGAACATCTGTGAGAACATGCAGCTGTTTCCCAAACAGGACTTTCTGAGCGGAGACCAACTCATGTTTGAGTACGATCCAGAG gtgatCAGTGCAGCTCTGTCCCTGCTGACCCCTGACAGAGCAAACCTACTGCTGCTGTCTCCAGAAAACGAAGGCCGCTGTCCCCTCAGAGAGAAATGGTTCGGCACCTGCTACAGCCAGGAGG ATATCCCAGACGAGTGGGCTCAGCGCTGGGCAGGAGACGAACTCAACTCTGAGCTCCACCTTCCTGCTGAGAACAAATTCATTG CAACGGACTTCACGCTGAAAACATCGGACTGTCCAGACACTGAGTTTCCCGTCAGGATAGTGAACAGCGAGCGAGGCTGCCTGTGGTACAAGAAGGACAACAAGTTCAAGATCCCCAAAG CCTATATCCGTTTCAACCTGATTTCCCCCATGATTCAGAAGAGTCCAGAGAA TCTGGTTCTGTTCGACCTGTTTGTGAACATCTTGGCTCACAACCTGGCAGAACCGGCCTATGAGGCTGATGTGGCTCAGCTGGAGTACAAACTGGTGGCCGGGGAACACGGACTGATGATCCGCTTAAAGGGCTTCAACCACAAGCTGCCG ctgctgctgaagctgatcGTGGACCATCTGACAGACTTCAGCGCTGAGCCGAGCGTCTTCACTATGTTCTTAGAGCAGCTAAAGAAAACCTACTTCAACATCCTCATCAAACCGGACCGACTGGGAAA GGACGTCCGCCTACTGATCCTGGAGCACTGCCGTTGGTCGGTCGTTCAGAAGTATCAGGCCGCCATGAAAGGTGTGACCGTAGACGACCTCATGACGGTTGTCGCTGGGCTGAAAGCGGAGCTGTTCGTCGAGGGGCTGGTTCAGGGAAACTTCACCAGCGCG GAGTCCAAGGAGTTTCTGCAGAGCTTCATCAA TAAGCTGCGCTTCCAGCCTCTGTCTGCAGAGGTCCCCGTGCTGTTCCAGGTGGTGGAGCTGCCTCAGAAGCATCATCTCTGCAAAGTCAAGTCTCTAAACAAGGGAGACGCCAACTCAGAGGTGACGGTCTACTACCAG TCAGGGCTGAAGAACCTCAGAGAACACGcgctgatggagctgatggtG ATGCACATGGAGGAGCCCTGCTTCGACTTCCTTCGGACAAAAGAGACTCTGGG GTACCAGGTGTACCCGACCTGCAGGAACACCTCAGGGGTGCTGGGTTTCTCCGTTACCGTGGAAACACAGGCCACCAAGTTCAG CTCCGAGTTTGTTGAAGCGAAGATCGAGGAGTTCCTGCTCAGCTTTGGCGAGCGTTTGTCAGGACTGAGCGAGGAGGCCTTCAGGACCCAGGTGACGGCTCTCATCAAGCTCAAGGAGTGTGACGATGCTCAcctgggggaggaggtggaccgCAACTGGTTCGAGGTCGTCACACAACAGTATGTGTTCGACCGGCTGAACAAGGAG ATCGAGGCTCTGAAGCGGTTCacgcaggaggagctgctctccTGGTTCCTGGagcacagaaccagcagcagcaggaagctcagcgtCCAC GTCGCTGGTTTTGGGCTGGAGGAGAACGACCCCGCAGACCAGAGCGCCGTCTGCAGCCCGGACAACCCCCCCCCGTCGGCCTACGGCGAGGTCAACGAGCTGAGCTTCCTGTCGGCCTCGCCGCCGTCGCTGCAGGACGCCGTCCTCATCACAGACATCAGGGCGTTCACGTCCTCTCTGCCGCTTCACCCCTTCCACAAAATCCTCAGCTAG
- the nrd1b gene encoding nardilysin b isoform X4 yields MPQTNKSVSGGSGPGQGSADQGQPPPASVDVKDQAAAGDGGGGVSSEDMGDTEIIKSPSDPKTYRCIELSNGLRVLLISDFSGIGGKGETEDGDDDQEREDEEDGDSGEGSEEDEDENDEEEQDSDFDELDEENASKKKKGCSEKQAAAALCISVGSFSDPDDLPGLAHFLEHMVFMGSEKYPAENGFDAFLKKHGGSDNASTDCERTIFQFDVQRKYFREALDRWAQFFICPLMIEDAIDREVEAVDSDSLHYICLCLTSAEYQLARPSDSHRKEMLFGSLAKPGHPMSKFCWGNAQTLKHEPKEKQVNTYERLRDFWRRYYSAHYMTLAVQSKETLDTLEQWVREIFISVPNNGEPRPDFSHLQQPFDTPAFNRLYRVVPVRKVHALTISWAVPPQGKHYRVKPLHYISWLIGHEGTGSILSLLRKKCWALALFGGNSETGFDQNTTYSIFSVSITLTDQGYQNVYQVAHLVFQYMKMIQTLGPQQRIYEEIQKIEANEFHYQEQTDPIEFVENICENMQLFPKQDFLSGDQLMFEYDPEVISAALSLLTPDRANLLLLSPENEGRCPLREKWFGTCYSQEDIPDEWAQRWAGDELNSELHLPAENKFIATDFTLKTSDCPDTEFPVRIVNSERGCLWYKKDNKFKIPKAYIRFNLISPMIQKSPENLVLFDLFVNILAHNLAEPAYEADVAQLEYKLVAGEHGLMIRLKGFNHKLPLLLKLIVDHLTDFSAEPSVFTMFLEQLKKTYFNILIKPDRLGKDVRLLILEHCRWSVVQKYQAAMKGVTVDDLMTVVAGLKAELFVEGLVQGNFTSAESKEFLQSFINKLRFQPLSAEVPVLFQVVELPQKHHLCKVKSLNKGDANSEVTVYYQSGLKNLREHALMELMVMHMEEPCFDFLRTKETLGFGLLGLRGVDILTSE; encoded by the exons ATGCCTCAGACCAACAAGTCAGTAAGTGGTGGCTCTGGGCCAGGACAGGGATCTGCAGACCAGGGCCAGCCACCACCAGCATCAGTGGATGTTAAGGACCAGGCCGCTGCTGGAGATGGAGGCGGAGGAGTCAGTTCTGAAGATATGGGAGACACTGAGATCATCAAATCACCCAGTGACCCAAAGACATATAG GTGCATTGAGCTAAGCAACGGCCTTCGGGTGCTCCTCATCTCTGACTTCAGTGGCATTGGTGGAAAAGGAGAGACTGAAGATGGAGACGACGATCAGGAAAGAGAAGACGAAGAAGACGGGGATTCTGGAGAAGggtcagaggaggatgaggacgagaatgacgaggaagagcaggacagcGACTTTGATGAACTGGATGAAGAGAATGCatcgaagaagaagaagggatgTTCTGAGAAGCAG gcagctgctgctctgtgcatcAGCGTGGGGAGCTTCAGTGACCCGGACGACCTCCCTGGCCTCGCCCACTTCCTGGAGCACA TGGTGTTCATGGGCAGCGAGAAATACCCAGCAGAGAACGGCTTTGACGCTTTCTTGAAGAAGCACGGCGGCAGTGACAACGCCTCCACCGACTGTGAAAGAACCATCTTCCAGTTTGACGTGCAGAGAAAGTACTTTAGAGAGGCGCTTGACag ATGGGCTCAGTTCTTCATCTGTCCTCTGATGATCGAGGACGCCATCgacagagaggtggaggctgtggacagTG ATTCTCTCCACTACATCTGTCTGTGCCTCACTTCAGCCG AGTACCAGTTAGCGAGGCCGTCTGACTCGCACCGTAAGGAGATGCTGTTTGGAAGCCTGGCTAAACCTGGACATCCGATGAGCAAGTTCTGCTGGG GCAACGCTCAGACATTAAAACATGAGCCCAAAGAGAAGCAGGTCAACACTTATGAGCGACTCAGGGACTTCTGGAGGAGATACTACTCTGCTCATTACATGACCCTGGCAGTCCAGTCCAAAG AGACTCTGGACACTCTGGagcagtgggtgagagagatTTTCATCAGTGTTCCCAACAA CGGCGAACCTCGACCTGACTTCTCTCACCTACAGCAGCCATTTGACACGCCGGCCTTCAACAGACTCTACAGAG TGGTTCCTGTGAGGAAGGTCCATGCTCTGACCATCAGCTGGGCCGTGCCTCCACAGGGAAAACACTACAG gGTGAAGCCTCTTCACTACATCTCCTGGCTCATCGGACACGAAGGAACCGGCAGCATCCTGTCTCTGCTCAGGAAGAA GTGCTGGGCTCTGGCTTTGTTTGGGGGAAACAGTGAAACTGGATTTGACCAGAACACCACCTACTCCATATTCTCTGTCTCAATTACCCTCACCGACCAGGGCTATCAGAACGTCTACcag GTGGCCCATTTGGTGTTCCAGTACATGAAGATGATCCAGACCCTCGGCCCTCAGCAGAG gATCTATGAGGAAATTCAGAAGATAGAAGCCAATGAGTTCCACTATCAGGAGCAG ACGGATCCCATCGAGTTTGTAGAGAACATCTGTGAGAACATGCAGCTGTTTCCCAAACAGGACTTTCTGAGCGGAGACCAACTCATGTTTGAGTACGATCCAGAG gtgatCAGTGCAGCTCTGTCCCTGCTGACCCCTGACAGAGCAAACCTACTGCTGCTGTCTCCAGAAAACGAAGGCCGCTGTCCCCTCAGAGAGAAATGGTTCGGCACCTGCTACAGCCAGGAGG ATATCCCAGACGAGTGGGCTCAGCGCTGGGCAGGAGACGAACTCAACTCTGAGCTCCACCTTCCTGCTGAGAACAAATTCATTG CAACGGACTTCACGCTGAAAACATCGGACTGTCCAGACACTGAGTTTCCCGTCAGGATAGTGAACAGCGAGCGAGGCTGCCTGTGGTACAAGAAGGACAACAAGTTCAAGATCCCCAAAG CCTATATCCGTTTCAACCTGATTTCCCCCATGATTCAGAAGAGTCCAGAGAA TCTGGTTCTGTTCGACCTGTTTGTGAACATCTTGGCTCACAACCTGGCAGAACCGGCCTATGAGGCTGATGTGGCTCAGCTGGAGTACAAACTGGTGGCCGGGGAACACGGACTGATGATCCGCTTAAAGGGCTTCAACCACAAGCTGCCG ctgctgctgaagctgatcGTGGACCATCTGACAGACTTCAGCGCTGAGCCGAGCGTCTTCACTATGTTCTTAGAGCAGCTAAAGAAAACCTACTTCAACATCCTCATCAAACCGGACCGACTGGGAAA GGACGTCCGCCTACTGATCCTGGAGCACTGCCGTTGGTCGGTCGTTCAGAAGTATCAGGCCGCCATGAAAGGTGTGACCGTAGACGACCTCATGACGGTTGTCGCTGGGCTGAAAGCGGAGCTGTTCGTCGAGGGGCTGGTTCAGGGAAACTTCACCAGCGCG GAGTCCAAGGAGTTTCTGCAGAGCTTCATCAA TAAGCTGCGCTTCCAGCCTCTGTCTGCAGAGGTCCCCGTGCTGTTCCAGGTGGTGGAGCTGCCTCAGAAGCATCATCTCTGCAAAGTCAAGTCTCTAAACAAGGGAGACGCCAACTCAGAGGTGACGGTCTACTACCAG TCAGGGCTGAAGAACCTCAGAGAACACGcgctgatggagctgatggtG ATGCACATGGAGGAGCCCTGCTTCGACTTCCTTCGGACAAAAGAGACTCTGGG GTTCGGACTTTTGGGCCTGCGTGGGGTGGATATCCTGACCAGTGAATAA